From a single Myotis daubentonii chromosome 5, mMyoDau2.1, whole genome shotgun sequence genomic region:
- the SH3GL1 gene encoding endophilin-A2 isoform X2: MSVAGLKKQFYKASQLVSEKVGGAEGTKLDDDFKEMEKKVDVTSKAVVEVLARTIEYLQPNPASRAKLSMLNTVSKIRGQVKNPGYPQSEGLLGECMIRHGKELGGESNFGDALLDAGESMKCLAEVKDSLDIEVKQNFIDPLQNLCDKDLKEIQHHLKKLEGRRLDFDYKKKRQGKIPDEELRQALEKFEESKEVAETSMHNLLETDIEQVSQLSALVDAQLEYHRQAVQILDELASKLKRRMREASSRPKREYKPKPRESFDLGESEQSNGGFPTPKISASSSFRSSDKPTRTPSRSMPPLDQPSCKALYDFEPENDGELGFHEGDIITLTNQIDENWYEGMLHGQSGFFPLSYVEVLVPLPQ, from the exons CTGGTCAGCGAGAAGGTCGGAGGGGCTGAAGGGACCAAGCTTGACGATGACTTCAAAGAGATGGAGAAG AAGGTGGATGTTACCAGCAAGGCTGTGGTGGAAGTGCTGGCCAGAACCATCGAATACCTGCAGCCCAACCCAG CCTCGCGGGCCAAGCTGTCGATGCTCAACACGGTATCCAAGATCCGTGGGCAGGTGAAGAATCCTGGCTACCCGCAGTCGGAGGGCCTGCTGGGCGAGTGCATGATTCGTCACGGGAAGGAGCTGGGTGGCGAGTCCAACTTCG gCGACGCCCTGCTGGATGCAGGGGAGTCCATGAAGTGCCTGGCAGAGGTGAAGGACTCCTTGGACATAGAGGTCAAGCAGAACTTCATCGATCCCCTGCAGAACCTGTGTGACAAAGACCTGAAGGAGATCCAG CACCACTTGAAGAAGCTAGAGGGCCGCCGCCTGGACTTTGACTATAAGAAGAAGCGGCAGGGCAAGATCCCCGATGAGGAGCTGCGCCAGGCCCTGGAGAAGTTCGAAGAGTCCAAGGAGGTGGCTGAGACCAGCATGCACAACCTCCTGGAGACAGAT ATTGAGCAGGTGAGCCAGCTCTCTGCCCTGGTGGATGCCCAGCTGGAATACCACCGGCAGGCCGTGCAGATCCTGGACGAGCTGGCCAGCAAGCTTAAGCGAAG GATGCGGGAAGCCTCTTCACGCCCCAAGCGTGAATACAAGCCCAAGCCCCGGGAGAGCTTTGACCTTGGAGAGTCTGAGCAGTCCAACGGGGGCTTCCCAACCCCCAAGATCTCAG CTTCGTCATCTTTCCGATCTTCCGACAAGCCCACACGGACCCCCAGCAGGAGCATGC CGCCCCTGGACCAGCCAAGCTGCAAGGCACTCTATGACTTTGAGCCCGAGAACGATGGGGAGCTGGGCTTCCATGAGGGCGACATCATCACGCTGACCAACCAGATCGACGAGAACTGGTACGAGGGCATGCTCCATGGCCAGTCGGGCTTCTTCCCCCTCAGCTACGTGGAGGTTCTGGTGCCCCTGCCTCAGTGA
- the SH3GL1 gene encoding endophilin-A2 isoform X3, with translation MTLVSEKVGGAEGTKLDDDFKEMEKKVDVTSKAVVEVLARTIEYLQPNPASRAKLSMLNTVSKIRGQVKNPGYPQSEGLLGECMIRHGKELGGESNFGDALLDAGESMKCLAEVKDSLDIEVKQNFIDPLQNLCDKDLKEIQHHLKKLEGRRLDFDYKKKRQGKIPDEELRQALEKFEESKEVAETSMHNLLETDIEQVSQLSALVDAQLEYHRQAVQILDELASKLKRRMREASSRPKREYKPKPRESFDLGESEQSNGGFPTPKISASSSFRSSDKPTRTPSRSMPPLDQPSCKALYDFEPENDGELGFHEGDIITLTNQIDENWYEGMLHGQSGFFPLSYVEVLVPLPQ, from the exons CTGGTCAGCGAGAAGGTCGGAGGGGCTGAAGGGACCAAGCTTGACGATGACTTCAAAGAGATGGAGAAG AAGGTGGATGTTACCAGCAAGGCTGTGGTGGAAGTGCTGGCCAGAACCATCGAATACCTGCAGCCCAACCCAG CCTCGCGGGCCAAGCTGTCGATGCTCAACACGGTATCCAAGATCCGTGGGCAGGTGAAGAATCCTGGCTACCCGCAGTCGGAGGGCCTGCTGGGCGAGTGCATGATTCGTCACGGGAAGGAGCTGGGTGGCGAGTCCAACTTCG gCGACGCCCTGCTGGATGCAGGGGAGTCCATGAAGTGCCTGGCAGAGGTGAAGGACTCCTTGGACATAGAGGTCAAGCAGAACTTCATCGATCCCCTGCAGAACCTGTGTGACAAAGACCTGAAGGAGATCCAG CACCACTTGAAGAAGCTAGAGGGCCGCCGCCTGGACTTTGACTATAAGAAGAAGCGGCAGGGCAAGATCCCCGATGAGGAGCTGCGCCAGGCCCTGGAGAAGTTCGAAGAGTCCAAGGAGGTGGCTGAGACCAGCATGCACAACCTCCTGGAGACAGAT ATTGAGCAGGTGAGCCAGCTCTCTGCCCTGGTGGATGCCCAGCTGGAATACCACCGGCAGGCCGTGCAGATCCTGGACGAGCTGGCCAGCAAGCTTAAGCGAAG GATGCGGGAAGCCTCTTCACGCCCCAAGCGTGAATACAAGCCCAAGCCCCGGGAGAGCTTTGACCTTGGAGAGTCTGAGCAGTCCAACGGGGGCTTCCCAACCCCCAAGATCTCAG CTTCGTCATCTTTCCGATCTTCCGACAAGCCCACACGGACCCCCAGCAGGAGCATGC CGCCCCTGGACCAGCCAAGCTGCAAGGCACTCTATGACTTTGAGCCCGAGAACGATGGGGAGCTGGGCTTCCATGAGGGCGACATCATCACGCTGACCAACCAGATCGACGAGAACTGGTACGAGGGCATGCTCCATGGCCAGTCGGGCTTCTTCCCCCTCAGCTACGTGGAGGTTCTGGTGCCCCTGCCTCAGTGA
- the SH3GL1 gene encoding endophilin-A2 isoform X4 codes for MKKEPSRAKLSMLNTVSKIRGQVKNPGYPQSEGLLGECMIRHGKELGGESNFGDALLDAGESMKCLAEVKDSLDIEVKQNFIDPLQNLCDKDLKEIQHHLKKLEGRRLDFDYKKKRQGKIPDEELRQALEKFEESKEVAETSMHNLLETDIEQVSQLSALVDAQLEYHRQAVQILDELASKLKRRMREASSRPKREYKPKPRESFDLGESEQSNGGFPTPKISASSSFRSSDKPTRTPSRSMPPLDQPSCKALYDFEPENDGELGFHEGDIITLTNQIDENWYEGMLHGQSGFFPLSYVEVLVPLPQ; via the exons ATGAAGAAGGAAC CCTCGCGGGCCAAGCTGTCGATGCTCAACACGGTATCCAAGATCCGTGGGCAGGTGAAGAATCCTGGCTACCCGCAGTCGGAGGGCCTGCTGGGCGAGTGCATGATTCGTCACGGGAAGGAGCTGGGTGGCGAGTCCAACTTCG gCGACGCCCTGCTGGATGCAGGGGAGTCCATGAAGTGCCTGGCAGAGGTGAAGGACTCCTTGGACATAGAGGTCAAGCAGAACTTCATCGATCCCCTGCAGAACCTGTGTGACAAAGACCTGAAGGAGATCCAG CACCACTTGAAGAAGCTAGAGGGCCGCCGCCTGGACTTTGACTATAAGAAGAAGCGGCAGGGCAAGATCCCCGATGAGGAGCTGCGCCAGGCCCTGGAGAAGTTCGAAGAGTCCAAGGAGGTGGCTGAGACCAGCATGCACAACCTCCTGGAGACAGAT ATTGAGCAGGTGAGCCAGCTCTCTGCCCTGGTGGATGCCCAGCTGGAATACCACCGGCAGGCCGTGCAGATCCTGGACGAGCTGGCCAGCAAGCTTAAGCGAAG GATGCGGGAAGCCTCTTCACGCCCCAAGCGTGAATACAAGCCCAAGCCCCGGGAGAGCTTTGACCTTGGAGAGTCTGAGCAGTCCAACGGGGGCTTCCCAACCCCCAAGATCTCAG CTTCGTCATCTTTCCGATCTTCCGACAAGCCCACACGGACCCCCAGCAGGAGCATGC CGCCCCTGGACCAGCCAAGCTGCAAGGCACTCTATGACTTTGAGCCCGAGAACGATGGGGAGCTGGGCTTCCATGAGGGCGACATCATCACGCTGACCAACCAGATCGACGAGAACTGGTACGAGGGCATGCTCCATGGCCAGTCGGGCTTCTTCCCCCTCAGCTACGTGGAGGTTCTGGTGCCCCTGCCTCAGTGA
- the SH3GL1 gene encoding endophilin-A2 isoform X1, translated as MTSKRWRRRWMLPARLWWKCWPEPSNTCSPTQVGAPASCKFFRLPQHEEGTLAGQAVDAQHGIQDPWAGEESWLPAVGGPAGRVHDSSREGAGWRVQLRHPVMALPPPHTPTGDALLDAGESMKCLAEVKDSLDIEVKQNFIDPLQNLCDKDLKEIQHHLKKLEGRRLDFDYKKKRQGKIPDEELRQALEKFEESKEVAETSMHNLLETDIEQVSQLSALVDAQLEYHRQAVQILDELASKLKRRMREASSRPKREYKPKPRESFDLGESEQSNGGFPTPKISASSSFRSSDKPTRTPSRSMPPLDQPSCKALYDFEPENDGELGFHEGDIITLTNQIDENWYEGMLHGQSGFFPLSYVEVLVPLPQ; from the exons ATGACTTCAAAGAGATGGAGAAG AAGGTGGATGTTACCAGCAAGGCTGTGGTGGAAGTGCTGGCCAGAACCATCGAATACCTGCAGCCCAACCCAGGTAGGGGCACCAGCTAGCTGCAAGTTCTTCCGGTTACCACAGCATGAAGAAGGAAC CCTCGCGGGCCAAGCTGTCGATGCTCAACACGGTATCCAAGATCCGTGGGCAGGTGAAGAATCCTGGCTACCCGCAGTCGGAGGGCCTGCTGGGCGAGTGCATGATTCGTCACGGGAAGGAGCTGGGTGGCGAGTCCAACTTCG GCatcctgtgatggctcttcccccaccccacacccccacaggCGACGCCCTGCTGGATGCAGGGGAGTCCATGAAGTGCCTGGCAGAGGTGAAGGACTCCTTGGACATAGAGGTCAAGCAGAACTTCATCGATCCCCTGCAGAACCTGTGTGACAAAGACCTGAAGGAGATCCAG CACCACTTGAAGAAGCTAGAGGGCCGCCGCCTGGACTTTGACTATAAGAAGAAGCGGCAGGGCAAGATCCCCGATGAGGAGCTGCGCCAGGCCCTGGAGAAGTTCGAAGAGTCCAAGGAGGTGGCTGAGACCAGCATGCACAACCTCCTGGAGACAGAT ATTGAGCAGGTGAGCCAGCTCTCTGCCCTGGTGGATGCCCAGCTGGAATACCACCGGCAGGCCGTGCAGATCCTGGACGAGCTGGCCAGCAAGCTTAAGCGAAG GATGCGGGAAGCCTCTTCACGCCCCAAGCGTGAATACAAGCCCAAGCCCCGGGAGAGCTTTGACCTTGGAGAGTCTGAGCAGTCCAACGGGGGCTTCCCAACCCCCAAGATCTCAG CTTCGTCATCTTTCCGATCTTCCGACAAGCCCACACGGACCCCCAGCAGGAGCATGC CGCCCCTGGACCAGCCAAGCTGCAAGGCACTCTATGACTTTGAGCCCGAGAACGATGGGGAGCTGGGCTTCCATGAGGGCGACATCATCACGCTGACCAACCAGATCGACGAGAACTGGTACGAGGGCATGCTCCATGGCCAGTCGGGCTTCTTCCCCCTCAGCTACGTGGAGGTTCTGGTGCCCCTGCCTCAGTGA